A stretch of the Deinococcus arcticus genome encodes the following:
- a CDS encoding RNase H family protein — translation MTAPTLTLTLRCTPEAYAALRAIAVLMPGVHLEDTESGAPTQISALTSAAPPSSLDTVAAPDPAAGPSLREVPARPGLDWLPQLDPARTGLLPVLSPTPGERHTRLSVHSDGSANPNPGRGGAALVTGTLAVGWPAAHATNNEMELLAALGALRLAAAAPDVRELVLHSDSKYVVDGMTSWMPGWVKKGWKRPGGAIENLALWQALHAQQQALQTAGITTRFVWVKAHATDASNNRADELAALAGASQTLVDRSPH, via the coding sequence GTGACTGCTCCCACTCTGACCCTGACGTTGCGTTGTACGCCCGAAGCGTACGCGGCCCTGCGCGCCATCGCGGTGCTGATGCCGGGCGTGCACCTCGAGGACACCGAATCCGGTGCACCCACCCAGATCAGTGCTCTCACCTCTGCCGCACCTCCCTCCTCTCTGGACACTGTCGCCGCACCAGACCCGGCCGCAGGTCCCTCCCTCAGGGAGGTGCCTGCCCGACCTGGGCTCGACTGGCTGCCACAGCTCGATCCAGCGCGCACGGGCCTGCTCCCTGTGCTCTCCCCGACACCCGGCGAGCGCCACACGCGCCTGAGCGTTCATTCGGACGGCAGCGCCAATCCCAACCCTGGGCGCGGCGGCGCGGCACTGGTGACCGGGACGCTGGCCGTGGGCTGGCCCGCAGCACACGCCACCAACAACGAGATGGAACTGCTCGCTGCCCTGGGCGCCCTGCGCTTGGCCGCGGCGGCGCCGGACGTGCGCGAATTGGTGCTGCACTCGGACTCCAAGTACGTCGTCGACGGCATGACCAGCTGGATGCCAGGCTGGGTCAAGAAAGGCTGGAAGCGCCCTGGCGGCGCCATCGAGAACCTGGCGCTGTGGCAGGCGCTGCACGCCCAGCAGCAGGCGCTGCAGACGGCTGGAATCACGACGCGCTTCGTGTGGGTCAAAGCACACGCCACTGACGCCAGCAACAACCGTGCCGACGAGCTCGCCGCCCTCGCCGGAGCCAGTCAGACGCTGGTTGACCGCTCGCCGCATTGA
- a CDS encoding NUDIX hydrolase yields MTRPQPARMYANVHLILERDGQLLLLLRQNTGYADGQYALVAGYVDEGQSSTAAAVTEAREEAGLDLCADDLDLVHITHLQDERGESRYGLFFRPRTWTGQPVNLEPQYCAGLHWFRPDDLPTTMIPYVRHALTLALQGVPYSEWGFSPPHRAPQDSGALQ; encoded by the coding sequence ATGACGCGCCCCCAGCCTGCCCGGATGTACGCCAACGTCCACCTGATTCTGGAACGCGATGGACAACTGCTGCTGCTCCTGCGGCAGAACACTGGCTACGCGGACGGGCAGTACGCCCTGGTGGCGGGATACGTCGATGAAGGACAGTCCTCCACAGCAGCAGCGGTCACCGAAGCACGTGAAGAAGCAGGTCTGGACCTCTGCGCCGATGACCTCGACCTCGTGCATATCACCCATCTGCAGGACGAACGCGGCGAAAGCCGGTACGGCCTGTTCTTCCGGCCTCGGACCTGGACGGGTCAGCCTGTGAATCTGGAACCGCAGTACTGCGCGGGCCTGCACTGGTTCAGGCCCGATGACCTGCCAACGACCATGATTCCCTACGTCCGCCACGCGCTCACGCTTGCACTGCAAGGCGTGCCTTACAGCGAGTGGGGCTTTTCGCCTCCACACCGGGCGCCGCAAGATTCCGGTGCGCTGCAATGA